One Setaria italica strain Yugu1 chromosome II, Setaria_italica_v2.0, whole genome shotgun sequence DNA segment encodes these proteins:
- the LOC101768055 gene encoding uncharacterized protein LOC101768055 isoform X1 gives MTGDGAGKRQWLGAIQAASTRAAAASGGSAQRVGLSAIEWIVSSRMFEDIGRNYGYFPDPTNLYVVKCKMCVKDARSIALQAARIRRPYDNYLLSTGSFLVSVSASHLEDVSYQSTMVLLRVQNPDTGYAHGGKGGTMDNWAYCTAVLATLHLFGHSKLL, from the exons ATGACTGGCGACGGTGCCGGCAAGAGGCAGTGGTTAGGAGCAATCCAAGCAGCGAGCACAAGGGCGGCAGCGGCCAGCGGTGGCTCAGCACAACGAGTAGGCCTCTCGGCGATAGAATGG ATTGTATCATCTAGGATGTTTGAGGACATTGGCCGGAACTATGGATATTTTCCTGATCCAACAAACCTGTATGTGGTCAAGTGCAAAATGTGTGTGAAAGATGCTCGCTCTATTGCTCTTCAAGCTGCCAGGATAAGAAGGCCATATGATAATTATCT ATTATCGACGGGATCCTTTTTAGTTTCAGTTAGTGCTTCTCACCTAGAAGATGTCAGCTACCAGAGTACCATGGTTCTTCTTAGGGTACAAAATCCTGATACTGGTTATGCACATGGAGGAAAAGGGGGGACAATGGACAATTGGGCATATTGCACAGCCGTTCTTGCAACTCTGCACCTGTTTGGCCATTCAAAGTTGTTGTGA
- the LOC101768055 gene encoding uncharacterized protein LOC101768055 isoform X2: MGRQIVSSRMFEDIGRNYGYFPDPTNLYVVKCKMCVKDARSIALQAARIRRPYDNYLLSTGSFLVSVSASHLEDVSYQSTMVLLRVQNPDTGYAHGGKGGTMDNWAYCTAVLATLHLFGHSKLL; encoded by the exons ATGG GTCGGCAGATTGTATCATCTAGGATGTTTGAGGACATTGGCCGGAACTATGGATATTTTCCTGATCCAACAAACCTGTATGTGGTCAAGTGCAAAATGTGTGTGAAAGATGCTCGCTCTATTGCTCTTCAAGCTGCCAGGATAAGAAGGCCATATGATAATTATCT ATTATCGACGGGATCCTTTTTAGTTTCAGTTAGTGCTTCTCACCTAGAAGATGTCAGCTACCAGAGTACCATGGTTCTTCTTAGGGTACAAAATCCTGATACTGGTTATGCACATGGAGGAAAAGGGGGGACAATGGACAATTGGGCATATTGCACAGCCGTTCTTGCAACTCTGCACCTGTTTGGCCATTCAAAGTTGTTGTGA
- the LOC101767655 gene encoding uncharacterized protein LOC101767655, producing the protein MAKIGDATKQEGSSSSGGERLLAAGGVVEFPMLTKGNYQEWALVMQLSLEALELWDKVEEESKDRAQDRKALAAICRGVPPDMRAALVVKPSAKEAWASIKRLRGGDDRVKAANVQRLMKEFENLAFTDGESVGDFGVRVERLTARLKDFGEALPDARVVRKVLRSVPKKLKQVAVSIEIHGNLNAMTLDELVGQLQVAEEADAELELVPKVAHDGQLLLTKAQWEARSRGGGGRRGNGGHGGGGQDDDDDGGSSTSSRSGRSRYRGRCFDCGMRGHMARDCPKKKEKALYANVDEEATLL; encoded by the coding sequence ATGGCGAAGATTGGCGACGCGACCAAACAGGAGGGCTCCAGCtcaagcggcggcgagcggctccTGGCAGCCGGCGGCGTCGTGGAATTCCCGATGCTGACGAAGGGCAACTATCAAGAGTGGGCGCTGGTGATGCAGCTCTCCCTCGAGGCCTTGGAATTGTGGGACAAGGTGGAAGAGGAGAGCAAGGACAGAGCTCAAGACCGGAAGGCGCTGGCGGCGATCTGCCGTGGCGTGCCGCCGGACATGCGGGCGGCGCTGGTGGTGAAGCCGTCGGCGAAGGAGGCCTGGGCGAGCATCAAGCGGCTCCGAGGCGGCGACGATCGAGTCAAGGCGGCGAACGTGCAACGCTTGATGAAGGAGTTCGAGAATCTGGCATTCACGGACGGCGAGTCGGTCGGGGACTTCGGCGTGCGCGTCGAGCGGCTGACGGCGAGGCTGAAGGACTTCGGCGAGGCGCTGCCGGATGCTCGGGTGGTGCGCAAGGTGTTGCGCTCCGTGCCAAAGAAGCTGAAGCAGGTGGCGGTCTCAATTGAGATCCACGGCAACCTCAACGCCATGACGCTGGACGAGCTTGTCGGCCAGCTGCAggtggcagaggaggcggacgcGGAGTTGGAGCTGGTGCCCAAGGTTGCGCACGATGGCCAGCTGCTGCTGACGAAGGCTCAGTGGGAGGCGCGGTCGCGTGGAGGAGGCGGACGTCGTGGCAATGGtggtcacggcggcggcggccaggacgacgacgacgacggcggaaGCAGCACAAGTTCCAGGAGCGGGAGGAGTCGCTACCGCGGCCGTTGCTTCGACTGCGGCATGCGCGGGCATATGGCGCGTGATTGCccgaagaagaaggagaaggcgctGTACGCCAACGTCGACGAGGAA